The following proteins are co-located in the Spirosoma montaniterrae genome:
- a CDS encoding sugar transferase: MLDLFIPPVSEPVAVTDVHSASQSRTVLGYQVGIWIKRAFDIVVASVAVILVLSWLVPALALAIRINSPGPALFVQLRTGRNGRPFRCLKFRTMTYERNATFKQATKNDRRITSIGRVLRKTNLDELPQVFNVLMGQMSIVGPRPHPIALDAQHWHTLPGYPSRYAVKPGITGLAQVRGCRGETARLVDMVQRVRLDRLYIRRRTFLLDIKICWWTATCMIKGDKKAW; encoded by the coding sequence ATGCTCGACCTTTTCATACCACCGGTTTCGGAGCCGGTTGCCGTTACGGATGTGCATTCAGCGAGCCAGTCACGCACGGTGCTGGGCTATCAAGTGGGCATTTGGATAAAACGTGCCTTCGATATCGTAGTGGCTTCAGTTGCGGTGATTCTGGTGCTGAGTTGGTTAGTACCGGCTTTGGCTCTTGCCATTCGGATCAATTCGCCCGGCCCGGCTCTGTTCGTGCAGTTGCGCACGGGCCGCAACGGTCGCCCGTTTCGCTGCCTGAAGTTCAGAACGATGACCTACGAGCGCAACGCGACCTTTAAGCAGGCCACCAAAAACGACCGGCGTATCACGAGTATTGGCCGCGTACTGCGTAAAACCAACCTCGACGAACTGCCGCAGGTATTCAATGTACTGATGGGGCAGATGAGCATTGTTGGCCCACGTCCGCATCCCATTGCCCTCGACGCCCAGCACTGGCACACGCTGCCCGGCTACCCCAGCCGCTATGCCGTAAAGCCCGGCATCACCGGACTGGCGCAGGTACGCGGTTGCCGGGGCGAAACTGCCCGGTTGGTCGACATGGTTCAGCGCGTGCGCTTAGACCGGCTATACATCAGAAGACGCACATTTCTGTTAGACATAAAAATCTGCTGGTGGACGGCTACCTGCATGATTAAAGGAGACAAAAAAGCCTGGTAA
- a CDS encoding lipopolysaccharide biosynthesis protein yields MVTALKSKLTDFFVRGHERTVLVRRNIALSFLIRAGGILVGLVLVPMTINYVSPAQYGVWLTISSIVQWLNFFDVGLGNGLRNKLAHSLAIGEKEKARVYVSTTYAVLALIAILTFVVFAVSSSFVEWRSVLNVDAEKEETLRSVMWVAVGCFCIQFVVQLINVVLASTHQSAKASFIALFGQLSTLAAIYYCIHYVPSSLFALVAIVASMPVLAFIVSSLFLYRNVLASLAPNWQFIRFKHAGSLLNTGGIFFVIQISVLVIFQSNYVIINQLLGPEQVTIFSVCYKLFSVTIVVFNIIMLPLWSSFTDAYAKQDFNWLRNSLHQMRKLWLAFAALTILILVCSPLLFKLWIGESVSVPMSLSVCMAMYVIANLWHMLHVYLLNGIGKIRLQLILVIIGALLNIPIAIYFGKSFGIIGVVGTNTLFFLVLGVVYSLQCQKIISGTAVGLWNK; encoded by the coding sequence ATGGTAACTGCCCTAAAAAGTAAACTGACCGATTTTTTCGTGAGAGGCCACGAAAGGACAGTGTTGGTTAGACGAAATATTGCTCTTTCTTTCCTGATCCGGGCTGGTGGAATATTAGTTGGGCTGGTACTGGTTCCCATGACAATCAACTATGTTTCTCCGGCGCAATACGGTGTTTGGTTAACTATTAGCTCAATTGTTCAGTGGCTTAATTTCTTCGACGTCGGTTTGGGCAATGGTCTTAGGAATAAGCTGGCTCACTCGCTGGCGATTGGTGAAAAAGAAAAAGCGCGAGTTTATGTCAGCACTACCTACGCCGTTCTTGCCCTGATTGCGATTTTAACCTTTGTCGTGTTTGCGGTCAGTAGCAGTTTTGTGGAGTGGAGAAGCGTGCTGAACGTAGACGCCGAGAAAGAAGAAACACTACGCTCGGTAATGTGGGTGGCCGTGGGTTGTTTTTGCATTCAGTTTGTAGTGCAGCTTATCAATGTTGTGCTTGCATCAACTCATCAATCAGCCAAAGCCTCGTTCATTGCGCTGTTTGGTCAACTCAGCACGTTAGCCGCCATCTACTACTGCATACACTACGTACCAAGCAGCCTGTTTGCACTGGTGGCGATTGTGGCGAGTATGCCTGTTTTGGCCTTCATTGTTTCATCGCTGTTTCTGTATCGCAATGTGCTTGCTTCTCTGGCTCCCAACTGGCAGTTTATTCGCTTTAAACATGCTGGTAGCCTATTGAACACAGGCGGTATTTTCTTCGTCATTCAGATTAGCGTATTGGTAATCTTTCAATCCAACTATGTAATTATCAATCAGTTGCTTGGCCCTGAACAGGTCACTATCTTCAGTGTTTGTTACAAGCTATTCTCCGTAACTATCGTGGTGTTTAACATCATCATGCTACCCTTGTGGAGTTCATTCACCGACGCCTATGCGAAGCAGGATTTCAACTGGTTGAGAAATAGCCTGCACCAGATGCGAAAACTATGGCTTGCTTTTGCGGCACTGACAATTCTGATTTTAGTCTGTTCGCCCTTGCTTTTTAAGCTGTGGATAGGTGAGAGTGTTTCTGTTCCAATGTCCTTATCAGTATGCATGGCTATGTACGTAATTGCCAATCTATGGCATATGCTGCATGTCTACCTGCTAAATGGAATTGGCAAGATTCGTTTACAACTGATACTCGTCATTATTGGGGCTTTGCTGAACATTCCCATTGCCATCTATTTCGGCAAAAGCTTTGGAATAATTGGGGTGGTAGGGACTAATACGCTGTTTTTTCTGGTGTTAGGCGTAGTGTACTCATTGCAATGCCAAAAAATTATCTCAGGTACTGCCGTGGGTTTGTGGAATAAATGA